One window of Alteriqipengyuania lutimaris genomic DNA carries:
- a CDS encoding two pore domain potassium channel family protein: MLLSAIGVLLLALTVLDALLTILDASGRSLFSTKAYRCFWWMWRHLAKLLPGAIAQRALSLAAPLMIALMISLWIAGVVTGFALIFYGGMSVGNLIEGGGSQPSLSAAFRLSWVTLSTIGFVEISPSNMMYSVAVALEALLGSVVLTFSITYFLSVHRSILGYDRLVADLHHRMGDDQGAMASVADLLARNDVAGLQSLLERLHDGVIGLHQGLSRYPIVYFYRPRSLERSLPRTLEVLGTLADTLTYCHPGLPQSLPALRALKNGMMDLVSDLSDAYVPVHKSGKAEPVSLADFEAAANGTDWTAPASVRRFLHNCRTANTFTDRKFDPSQSYRDYVGWLPAHRRTEAFVAAVAHDLGYEENLRPRRSSYLLGVLSRGPKQGPQSLHYREAGL; this comes from the coding sequence GTGTTATTGTCTGCCATCGGTGTCCTGCTGCTGGCCCTCACGGTGCTGGATGCGTTACTGACCATCCTTGATGCGAGCGGGCGGAGCTTGTTCTCCACCAAGGCCTATCGCTGTTTCTGGTGGATGTGGCGCCATCTTGCCAAGCTGCTCCCCGGTGCCATTGCGCAACGTGCCCTGAGCTTGGCCGCACCGCTGATGATCGCCCTGATGATCTCTTTGTGGATCGCGGGCGTCGTCACCGGTTTTGCGCTGATCTTCTATGGCGGGATGTCGGTCGGCAATCTGATCGAGGGCGGCGGTTCGCAACCGAGCCTTTCCGCTGCGTTCCGCCTGAGCTGGGTGACACTTTCGACGATCGGCTTCGTCGAGATCAGCCCGTCGAACATGATGTACTCGGTCGCGGTCGCGCTCGAAGCGCTCTTGGGGAGCGTCGTCCTGACCTTCTCGATCACCTATTTCCTGAGCGTTCACCGCAGCATTCTTGGATACGATCGCCTCGTCGCGGACCTCCATCATCGGATGGGGGACGACCAGGGCGCCATGGCGAGCGTCGCCGACCTTCTCGCGAGGAACGACGTGGCCGGCCTCCAGAGCCTGCTGGAAAGATTGCACGATGGCGTGATCGGCCTTCATCAGGGCCTCAGCCGCTATCCGATCGTCTATTTCTACCGCCCGCGATCGCTTGAAAGGAGCCTGCCCAGAACGCTGGAGGTTCTCGGCACGCTGGCGGACACCCTGACCTATTGCCACCCCGGGTTGCCCCAGTCGCTGCCCGCCCTGCGCGCGCTCAAGAACGGCATGATGGATCTGGTGAGCGACTTGAGCGACGCTTACGTCCCGGTCCATAAATCGGGCAAGGCAGAGCCGGTTTCCCTGGCCGATTTCGAAGCCGCCGCGAACGGGACCGACTGGACCGCGCCCGCATCGGTCCGCCGCTTCCTCCACAATTGTCGGACGGCGAACACATTCACCGATCGAAAGTTCGATCCCTCGCAATCATACCGCGATTACGTGGGCTGGCTGCCCGCCCATCGCCGGACAGAGGCCTTCGTCGCCGCGGTTGCCCACGATCTCGGCTATGAGGAAAACCTGCGCCCCCGCCGGTCGTCCTACCTGCTCGGAGTGCTGAGCAGAGGGCCCAAACAGGGCCCGCAATCGCTCCATTACCGAGAAGCCGGCCTATGA
- a CDS encoding DUF2254 domain-containing protein encodes MRVPVNYSAWLGRMRMLIHQAFWIFPMLAIIGGILTAGFVSRLNVTTSASLGGLLTTGGPVGARNLVETVASTSLNVVTITFSVTIVALQVAAAQYSPRVPRQFIRDRATQLTLAVFIFTFVYCLAVLRSIREDTVVVPQLAVTVAFLLAIISVASFVYFIHHIVHAIRIEQILRLVEQRTVSALLSNYERREADDPEPDLLDIPERAVPVLASSSGIIQRVNAKLLLRYATKHDLVIQYVYMLGDQAVKDTALAWVWTSDPDGELPDPGKELQPQIAKTLQIGRERSVQADVAFGLTQLVDIALRAVSTAINDPTTACASIRSAEIVLVQLCKHRLGDLLLRDDDDVVRVAVPRRAFEAYLDMVVTPLRRTCPADMAVMLRLSEMLADVGRAAIESDEQSDHVAHHMALVERAVCRAVQEEEDIEKIRRASQAVDRALAGKPPRLS; translated from the coding sequence ATGAGAGTGCCGGTCAACTACTCGGCCTGGCTCGGCCGTATGAGGATGCTGATCCACCAGGCGTTCTGGATATTTCCCATGCTCGCCATCATCGGGGGGATCCTGACGGCGGGCTTCGTGTCGCGGCTGAACGTCACCACCTCCGCAAGCCTGGGCGGGCTCCTGACAACCGGCGGGCCAGTCGGGGCACGCAACCTCGTTGAAACGGTGGCCTCGACCTCGCTCAATGTCGTGACGATCACCTTCTCGGTGACGATCGTCGCGCTGCAGGTCGCCGCCGCACAATATTCACCGCGGGTGCCGCGCCAGTTCATCAGGGACCGCGCGACCCAGCTGACGCTCGCGGTCTTCATCTTCACCTTCGTCTACTGCCTCGCAGTGCTGCGCTCGATCCGCGAGGACACGGTGGTCGTGCCCCAGCTGGCCGTCACCGTCGCATTTTTGCTCGCGATCATCAGCGTCGCCTCGTTCGTCTATTTCATCCATCACATCGTCCACGCGATCCGGATCGAGCAGATCCTGCGGCTGGTGGAACAGCGCACGGTGTCGGCGTTGCTTTCCAATTACGAAAGGCGTGAGGCGGACGATCCCGAGCCCGACCTGCTCGACATTCCGGAGCGGGCGGTCCCGGTGCTGGCAAGCTCTTCGGGCATCATCCAGCGGGTCAATGCGAAGCTGCTGCTGCGCTACGCCACCAAACACGACCTCGTCATCCAGTACGTCTACATGCTCGGCGATCAGGCAGTGAAGGACACCGCGCTCGCCTGGGTCTGGACGTCCGATCCCGACGGCGAGTTGCCCGACCCCGGAAAAGAGCTGCAACCGCAGATCGCAAAGACGCTGCAGATCGGTCGCGAAAGAAGCGTCCAGGCGGATGTCGCCTTCGGGCTTACCCAGCTGGTCGACATCGCGCTGCGGGCGGTCTCGACCGCAATCAACGACCCGACGACCGCCTGCGCATCGATCCGTTCGGCCGAGATCGTCCTGGTGCAGCTGTGCAAGCACCGGCTGGGCGATCTGCTGCTGCGAGACGACGACGATGTGGTCAGGGTCGCCGTGCCTCGCCGCGCATTCGAAGCCTATCTCGACATGGTCGTCACCCCGCTGCGACGCACGTGCCCGGCGGATATGGCGGTCATGCTGCGCCTGTCCGAGATGCTGGCGGATGTCGGCCGCGCGGCGATCGAGAGCGACGAGCAGAGCGACCACGTCGCCCATCACATGGCGCTGGTCGAACGCGCGGTGTGCCGGGCGGTGCAGGAGGAAGAAGACATCGAGAAGATCCGCCGTGCATCGCAGGCGGTGGACAGAGCCCTGGCCGGCAAACCGCCGAGGCTGTCATGA